From Rhodopseudomonas palustris, a single genomic window includes:
- a CDS encoding flagellar motor protein MotA, with amino-acid sequence MASGPSPHRAMEIELDKLSSPRIFLVRMLVFLVLCALIVVVLYKQILAAFMANPGLNGLICAVLVIGIVLAFRQVVRLYPEVSWVNNFRLNDPGLALDRRPSLLAPMAAILGGERSGRIAISPQTMRHLLDSIATRLDEARDISRYMTGLLVFLGLLGTFWGLIETVGSIGAVIGSLKVTGDAGSLFDTLKEGLAAPLGGMGISFSSSLFGLAGSLILGFLDLQSSQAQNRFYTDLEDWLASAVRGQTGDGVLAGSADLQAALERLRLTLEDGGANRATTAAMANLANAIQSLVAHMRNEQQMIREWADAQGEQNREIKELLTELVRQPEKG; translated from the coding sequence ATGGCTTCAGGCCCTTCCCCGCACCGCGCGATGGAGATCGAACTCGACAAGCTGTCGTCGCCGCGAATCTTCCTGGTGCGGATGCTGGTGTTCCTGGTGCTGTGCGCGCTGATCGTGGTGGTGCTGTACAAGCAGATCCTGGCCGCGTTCATGGCCAATCCGGGCCTCAACGGCCTGATCTGCGCGGTGCTGGTGATCGGCATCGTGCTGGCCTTCCGCCAGGTGGTCCGGCTGTATCCCGAGGTCAGTTGGGTCAACAATTTCCGCCTCAACGATCCCGGGCTGGCGCTCGACAGAAGGCCGAGCCTGCTGGCGCCGATGGCGGCGATCCTCGGCGGCGAACGTTCGGGACGGATCGCGATCTCGCCGCAGACGATGCGGCACCTGCTCGACTCGATCGCCACACGGCTGGACGAGGCCCGCGACATCTCTCGCTACATGACCGGGCTCTTGGTGTTCCTCGGCCTGCTCGGCACCTTCTGGGGCCTGATCGAAACCGTCGGCTCGATCGGCGCGGTGATCGGCAGCCTGAAGGTCACCGGCGATGCCGGCTCACTGTTCGACACGCTGAAGGAGGGGCTCGCCGCGCCGCTCGGCGGCATGGGGATTTCGTTCTCGTCGTCACTGTTCGGTCTCGCCGGATCGCTGATCCTCGGCTTTCTCGACCTGCAATCCAGCCAGGCGCAGAATCGGTTCTATACCGACCTCGAAGACTGGCTGGCCTCGGCCGTGCGCGGCCAGACGGGAGACGGCGTGCTCGCCGGCAGCGCGGATCTGCAAGCCGCGCTGGAGCGGCTCCGGCTGACGCTGGAAGACGGCGGCGCCAACCGCGCCACCACCGCCGCGATGGCCAACCTCGCCAACGCGATCCAGAGCCTGGTGGCGCATATGCGCAACGAGCAGCAGATGATCCGCGAATGGGCCGACGCCCAGGGCGAACAGAACCGCGAAATCAAGGAACTGCTGACCGAACTGGTGCGCCAGCCGGAGAAGGGCTGA
- a CDS encoding helix-turn-helix domain-containing protein — MAIVVNLDVMLARRKMRSKELAERIGITEQNVSLLKSGKVKGIRFETLERICAALDCQPGDILEYVADE; from the coding sequence ATGGCGATCGTGGTCAATCTCGACGTGATGCTGGCGCGGCGCAAGATGCGTTCGAAGGAACTCGCCGAGCGCATCGGCATCACCGAGCAGAACGTCTCGCTTCTGAAGTCAGGCAAGGTGAAGGGCATTCGCTTCGAGACGCTGGAGCGGATCTGCGCCGCGCTCGACTGCCAGCCCGGCGACATCCTCGAATACGTCGCCGACGAATAG
- a CDS encoding DUF1295 domain-containing protein yields the protein MMTGVYLGALAGIAVALAVLMAGAWVVQQRTGNSGWVDTIWTFSLGLTGAVSSLAPVDGTAPDARQWLVAVLVAAWSARLGSHIAARTRHVTDDPRYAAYAAQWGADAPKKMFFFLQNQAYGSIPLVFAIFVAAHAPAGSLRLQDYVGALILIVGIAGEGLADSQLKAFREDPANKGKVCDAGLWRWSRHPNYFFQWFGWLAYPVIAIPFAEPLSYLWGYAALLAPLFMYWILVYVTGIPPLEEQMLKSRGDRYRDYQARTSMFFPLPPRRSGAS from the coding sequence ATGATGACAGGTGTGTATCTCGGAGCGCTGGCGGGAATCGCGGTGGCGCTGGCGGTGCTGATGGCGGGCGCCTGGGTGGTGCAGCAGCGCACCGGCAATTCCGGCTGGGTCGACACCATCTGGACGTTCTCGCTTGGGCTGACCGGCGCGGTCTCGTCGCTGGCGCCGGTCGACGGCACGGCGCCGGACGCGCGGCAATGGCTGGTCGCGGTGCTGGTCGCGGCGTGGTCGGCCCGGCTCGGTTCGCACATCGCCGCCCGCACCCGGCACGTCACCGACGATCCGCGCTACGCCGCCTATGCGGCGCAATGGGGTGCCGACGCGCCGAAGAAGATGTTCTTTTTCCTGCAGAATCAGGCCTACGGCAGCATCCCGCTGGTGTTCGCGATCTTCGTCGCCGCGCATGCGCCGGCCGGCAGCCTGCGGCTGCAGGACTATGTCGGCGCGCTGATCCTGATCGTGGGGATCGCCGGCGAAGGGCTGGCCGATTCCCAGCTCAAGGCGTTCCGCGAAGATCCGGCCAACAAGGGCAAGGTCTGCGACGCCGGCTTGTGGCGGTGGTCGCGGCATCCGAACTACTTCTTCCAGTGGTTCGGCTGGCTGGCCTATCCGGTGATCGCGATTCCGTTCGCCGAGCCGCTGTCGTACCTCTGGGGCTACGCGGCGCTGCTGGCACCGCTGTTCATGTACTGGATCCTGGTGTACGTCACCGGCATTCCGCCGCTCGAGGAGCAGATGCTGAAATCGCGCGGCGACCGCTACCGTGACTACCAGGCCCGAACCTCGATGTTCTTTCCGCTGCCACCGCGGCGCTCCGGCGCATCATGA
- a CDS encoding UbiX family flavin prenyltransferase, with protein sequence MSTQHRIVVGISGASGAAVGLRVVELLASVDCEVHLVVSKAARRTIAYEVGPNALDHAADLVHRFHKIDDVGACIASGSFRTSGMIVAPCSIRTLSAIAHGDLDNLLVRSADVQLKERRRLVLMLRETPLHLGHIRSMAQATEIGAIVAPLSPAFYQRPRSIAEMIDHMALRAIGLLGLHDLELAAPEWSDDTPPTCPKN encoded by the coding sequence ATGAGCACGCAGCACCGCATCGTGGTCGGCATCAGCGGCGCCTCGGGCGCCGCGGTGGGGCTGCGGGTGGTCGAACTGCTGGCCTCGGTCGATTGCGAAGTGCATCTGGTGGTGTCGAAAGCCGCAAGGCGGACCATCGCCTACGAGGTCGGCCCCAACGCGCTCGATCACGCCGCCGACCTGGTGCATCGCTTTCACAAGATCGACGATGTCGGCGCCTGCATCGCCTCCGGCTCGTTCCGCACCTCCGGCATGATCGTGGCGCCGTGCTCGATCCGCACCCTGTCGGCGATCGCGCATGGCGATCTCGACAATCTATTGGTACGCTCCGCCGACGTGCAGCTCAAGGAGCGGCGCCGGCTGGTGCTGATGCTGCGCGAGACGCCGCTGCATCTCGGCCATATCCGCAGCATGGCGCAGGCGACCGAGATCGGCGCCATCGTGGCGCCGCTGTCGCCGGCGTTCTATCAGCGGCCGCGCTCGATCGCGGAAATGATCGACCACATGGCGCTGCGCGCAATCGGATTGCTCGGATTGCACGATCTGGAGCTGGCCGCGCCGGAATGGTCCGACGACACGCCGCCGACCTGCCCGAAGAATTGA
- a CDS encoding DUF2975 domain-containing protein has translation MQARTSAGAALGLADPAAARLVRLSRAMGWVTTIGIVLIGALVGAAFVVPSWARNLLLAKLGEVGNQLPLDAGNQALAAIIIAVPIAVMLWGLLNVRALFAEFARGQVFTATAATHLQRFGIAVLAQGALGPITATALALALSLGNPPGQRLLVLTFLSNDYVSVIVGGVLIAVAAVMREAARLADENASFV, from the coding sequence ATGCAAGCACGAACATCCGCCGGCGCCGCGCTTGGATTGGCTGATCCAGCCGCCGCCAGACTCGTACGACTGTCACGGGCGATGGGATGGGTGACCACGATTGGAATCGTGCTGATCGGCGCGCTGGTCGGCGCCGCGTTCGTGGTGCCGAGCTGGGCACGCAATCTGCTGCTGGCGAAGCTCGGCGAAGTTGGCAATCAGTTGCCGCTCGACGCCGGCAATCAGGCGCTGGCGGCGATCATCATCGCCGTGCCGATTGCTGTGATGCTGTGGGGGCTGTTGAACGTGCGAGCGCTGTTCGCCGAGTTCGCCCGCGGCCAGGTCTTCACCGCCACAGCCGCAACCCACCTGCAGCGCTTCGGCATCGCGGTGCTGGCGCAGGGCGCGCTCGGCCCGATCACGGCAACTGCGTTGGCGCTCGCGCTGTCGCTCGGCAACCCGCCCGGGCAGCGGCTGCTGGTGCTGACCTTCTTGAGCAACGATTACGTCTCGGTGATCGTCGGTGGCGTACTGATCGCAGTCGCGGCGGTGATGCGCGAGGCGGCACGACTTGCCGATGAAAACGCGAGCTTCGTCTAG
- a CDS encoding peptidoglycan -binding protein: MALARGRRQESGFNYWPGFVDALSTLILGVVFLLTVFLVVQFFLSQEVTGKDKALAELNARIAQLNDILSLEKLGKLNLEEQLAQMRAGLSAAESERDRVKGLYDGLAGAGNDAAGRAGELNKALDSEKQISSRALAQVEVLNQQIAALRRQLAALEDALDASEKRGKESQSRIADLGQRLNVALAQRVQELSRYRSEFFGRLRAILGDRPDIRIVGDRFVFQSEVFFDTGQALLLPEGRAELDKVADALKELDKQIPAELPWVVRVDGHTDRRPITGAFRSNWELSSARAISVVQYLMSRGVPAQRLVAAGFAEFQPLDTADTEDAYRRNRRIELKLTER, translated from the coding sequence ATGGCGCTCGCCCGTGGCCGCCGGCAGGAGTCCGGCTTCAACTACTGGCCCGGCTTCGTCGATGCGCTGTCGACGCTGATCCTCGGCGTCGTGTTCCTGCTCACGGTATTTCTCGTGGTGCAGTTCTTCCTGTCGCAGGAGGTCACCGGCAAGGACAAAGCGCTGGCCGAGCTGAATGCCAGGATCGCGCAGCTCAACGACATCCTGTCGCTCGAGAAGCTCGGCAAGCTCAATCTCGAAGAACAGCTCGCGCAGATGCGCGCGGGATTGTCGGCCGCCGAGAGCGAGCGCGACCGCGTCAAGGGCCTGTATGACGGCCTCGCTGGCGCCGGCAACGACGCCGCCGGCCGCGCCGGCGAACTGAACAAGGCACTGGATTCGGAGAAGCAGATCTCGTCGCGCGCGCTGGCGCAGGTCGAGGTGCTGAACCAGCAGATCGCCGCGCTGCGTCGCCAGCTCGCCGCGCTGGAAGACGCGCTCGACGCATCCGAAAAGCGCGGCAAGGAGTCCCAGAGCAGAATCGCGGACCTCGGCCAGCGCCTGAACGTCGCGCTGGCGCAGCGGGTGCAGGAGCTGTCGCGCTACCGCTCGGAGTTCTTCGGCCGGCTGCGCGCCATCCTCGGCGACCGGCCCGACATCCGCATCGTCGGCGATCGTTTCGTCTTCCAGTCCGAAGTATTCTTCGATACCGGTCAGGCGCTGCTGCTGCCGGAAGGCCGCGCCGAGCTCGACAAGGTCGCCGACGCGCTGAAGGAGCTCGACAAGCAAATCCCGGCCGAGCTGCCCTGGGTGGTGCGGGTCGACGGCCACACCGACAGGCGGCCGATCACAGGTGCGTTCAGGTCGAACTGGGAGTTGTCGAGCGCCCGCGCCATCTCGGTGGTGCAATATCTGATGTCGCGCGGCGTGCCGGCGCAGCGCCTGGTCGCCGCCGGCTTCGCCGAATTCCAGCCACTCGACACCGCCGACACCGAAGACGCCTACAGGCGCAACCGCCGGATCGAACTGAAGCTGACGGAGCGGTGA
- a CDS encoding SAM-dependent methyltransferase, translating into MNALASLIDIAERVPLPDAVIRLGIRALCARTAAKMSRGNPATDAALAQAMAARAVAEHTDAANAQHYEVPAVFFGKVLGPHRKYSSCFYRDDETDLAQAEAEALRLTIEHADLRDGQSILELGCGWGSLSLAMAEQFPHARIVSVSNSVSQREYIERETAARRLMNLRVVTSDMNVFEPHEKFDRVVSVEMFEHMMNWRKLMGWIRGGLKPDGSFFMHVFSHRRGAYLFDSADRADWIARHFFAGGVMPSHRLIQQYADLFKIDEQWRWSGRHYQRTADDWLINFDKHRGEIETILRPVYGDDTALWMQRWRWLFLATSGLFGYADGDEWGVSHYRLKPA; encoded by the coding sequence ATGAACGCGCTCGCCTCGCTGATCGACATCGCCGAGCGGGTGCCGCTGCCGGATGCTGTGATCCGCCTCGGCATCCGGGCGCTGTGCGCGCGGACCGCCGCGAAGATGTCGCGCGGCAATCCGGCGACTGACGCCGCGCTCGCGCAGGCGATGGCCGCACGCGCGGTCGCCGAGCATACCGATGCGGCCAATGCTCAGCACTATGAGGTGCCGGCGGTGTTCTTCGGCAAGGTGCTCGGGCCGCACCGCAAGTACTCGTCGTGCTTCTATCGCGATGACGAAACCGACTTGGCGCAGGCCGAGGCGGAGGCGTTGCGGCTGACGATCGAGCACGCCGACCTGCGTGACGGCCAGTCGATTCTCGAACTCGGCTGCGGCTGGGGCTCGCTGTCGCTGGCGATGGCCGAGCAGTTTCCCCATGCGCGGATCGTGTCGGTGTCGAACTCGGTGTCGCAGCGCGAGTACATCGAACGCGAGACCGCGGCGCGGCGGCTGATGAATCTGCGCGTCGTGACCAGCGACATGAACGTGTTCGAGCCGCACGAGAAGTTCGACCGGGTGGTTTCGGTCGAGATGTTCGAGCACATGATGAACTGGCGCAAGCTGATGGGCTGGATCCGGGGCGGGCTGAAGCCGGACGGGTCGTTCTTCATGCACGTCTTCAGCCACCGCCGCGGTGCTTACTTGTTCGACAGCGCCGACCGTGCCGACTGGATCGCACGGCATTTCTTCGCCGGCGGAGTGATGCCGAGCCATCGGCTGATCCAGCAGTATGCCGATCTGTTCAAGATCGACGAGCAATGGCGCTGGAGCGGCCGTCACTACCAGCGCACGGCGGACGACTGGCTGATCAATTTCGACAAGCACCGGGGCGAGATCGAAACCATTCTGCGGCCGGTGTACGGCGACGACACCGCGTTGTGGATGCAGCGTTGGCGCTGGCTCTTCCTCGCCACCTCGGGCCTGTTCGGCTACGCCGACGGCGACGAATGGGGCGTCAGCCACTACCGTCTGAAGCCGGCTTGA